From Scomber scombrus chromosome 9, fScoSco1.1, whole genome shotgun sequence, one genomic window encodes:
- the LOC133986371 gene encoding NLR family CARD domain-containing protein 3-like, whose translation DQESSEVPSGQSAQQHQTRLDSIFMLLEENIVTFVKNELKKMQKVLSSDDPEYLKSQSEDEEVFDGEEEEQRRSSTEAFLKITLHFLRRMKQEELADRLRSRTPVGSQHKLKSNLQKKFQCLFEGIIKAGNPTLLNQIYTELFITEGGTAEVNDEHEIRQIETATWKPDKPERTIRQEDIFKTSPGRDEPIRTVMTKGVAGIGKTVLTQKFTLDWAEDKANQDIHFTFPFTFRELNVLKGKKYSLVELVHHFFTETKEAGICRFEEFQVVFIFDGLDECRLPLDFHNNDILTDVTESTSVEVLLTNLIRGKLLPSARLWITTRPAAANQIPPECVSMVTEVRGFTDPQKEEYFRKRFREKKKAREIISHIKTSRSLHIMCHIPVFCWITATVLEDVLKSREGGELPKTLTEMYIHFLVVQTKLKNVKYHGGAETDPHWSPESSKMIESLGKLAFEQLQKGNLIFYESDLTECGIDIRAASVYSGVFTQVFKEERGLYQDKVFCFVHLSVQEFLAALHVHLTFINSGVNLLAEEQTTSQKSETIKDISAETDLYQSAVDKALQSPNGHLDLFLRFLLGLSLQNNQILLRGLLTKTGSSSKTNEDTVEYIKKKINENLSAERSINLFHCLNELNDRSLVEEIQRYVNTGDLSADELSPAQWSALVFILLSSEKDMDVFHLNEYAASEEALLRLLPVVKASNKALLNGCNLSERSCAALSSVLSSQSSRLTELDLSNNNLQDSGVKQLSDGLESPNCTLETLRLNDCNLSGGSHEALSSVLSSQSSSLKVLDLSNNNLQDSVVKQLSAGLESPHCTLETLRLSGCLITEEGCGSLASALSSNPSHLKELDLSYNHPGDSGEKLLSAGLEDPHWRLDTLSLQPAGVRWLTPGLRKYFCEVTLDPNTANKKLKLSDNNRKVTYVTKKEEEQSYPDHPDRFALCPQLLCKDDLSGCCYWEVEWKGNVYVSVTYRGIRRKGVGDDSEFGANNQSWCLNCSDGGYSVMHNNKQTSISSSSSSVSNRVAVYVDCPVGTLSFYRVSSDTLIHLHTFNTTFTQPLYAGFGFWRTGSSVSLSPL comes from the exons gaccaggagagctcagaggttcccagtggtcagtctgcccagcagcatcaaacacggctggactccatatttatg ctgctggaggagaacatcgtcacttttgtgaagaacgaactgaagaagatgcagaaggTTCTGAGTTCAGATGACCCAGAATACCTAAaaagtcagagtgaggatgaggaggtgttcgatggtgaggaggaagagcagaggaggagcagcacagaagcatttctgaagatcacactgcacttcctgaggagaatgaagcaggaggagctggctgaccGTCTGCGGAGCA GAACTCCTGTTGGCAGTCAAcataaactcaagtctaacctccAGAAGAAGtttcagtgtctgtttgaggggattattaaagcaggaaacccaacccttctgaatcagatctacacagaGCTCttcatcacagagggagggactgcagaggtcaacgatgaacatgagatcagacagattgaaacagcaacCTGGAAACCAGACAAACCAGAAagaacaatcagacaagaagacatctttaaaacctcacctggaagagatgaaccaatcagaacagtgatgacaaagggagtggctggcattgggaaaacagtgtTAACACAGAaattcactctggactgggctgaagacaaagccaaccaggacatacatttcacatttccattcactttcagagagctgaatgtgctgaaagggaaaaagtacagcttggtggaacttgttcatcacttctttactgaaaccaaagaagcaggaatctgcaggtttgaagagttccaggttgtgttcatctttgatggtctggatgagtgtcgacttcctctagacttccacaacaatgacatcctgactgatgttacagagtccacctcagtggaagtgctgctgacaaacctcatcagggggaaactgcttccctctgctcgcctctggataaccacaagacctgcagcagccaatcagatccctcctgagtgtgtcagcatggtgacagaggtcagagggttcactgacccacagaaggaggaatacttcaggaagagattcagagaaaagaagaaagccAGAGaaatcatctcccacatcaagacatcgcgaagcctccacatcatgtgccacatcccagtcttctgttggatcactgctacagttctggaggatgtgttgaaaagcagagagggaggagagctgcccaagaccctgactgagatgtacatccactttcTGGTGGTTCAGACCAAACTGAAGAATGTCAAGTAtcatggaggagctgagacagatccacactggagtccagagagcagcaagatgattgagtctctgggaaaactggcttttgagcagctgcagaaaggcaacctgatcttctatgaatcagacctgacagagtgtggcatcgatatcagagcagcctcagtgtactcaggagtgttcacacaggtctttaaagaggagagagggctgtaccaggacaaagtattctgcttcgtccatctgagtgttcaggagtttctggctgctcttcatgtccatctgacattcatcaactctggagtcaatctgctggcagaagaacaaacaacatcccagaagtctgaaacaataaaagaCATATCTGCAGAGACAGAtctctaccagagtgctgtggacaaGGCCTTacagagtccaaatggacacctggacttgttcctccgcttcctcctgggtctgtCACTGCAGAACAATCAGattctcctacgaggtctgctgacaaagacaggaagtagctcaaaGACCAATGAGGACACAGttgagtacatcaagaagaagatcaatgagaatctgtctgcagagagaagcatcaatctgtttcactgtctgaatgaactgaatgatcgttctctagtggaggagatccaacgtTACGTGAACACAGGAGATCTCTCCGCTGATGAACTGTCTCCTGcacagtggtcagctctggtcttcatcttactgtcatcagaaaaagatatGGATGTGTTTCACCTAAATGAATatgctgcttcagaggaggctcttctgaggctgctgccagtggtcaaagcctccaacaaagctct ACTGAatggctgtaacctctcagagagaagctgtgcagctctgtcctcagttctcagctcccagtcctctcgTCTCacagagctggacctgagtaacaacaacctgcaggattcaggagtgaagcagctttctgatggactggagagtccaaactgtacactggaaactctcag ACTGaatgactgtaacctctcaggaGGAAGTCATgaagctctgtcctcagttctcagctcccagtcctctagtctgaaagtgctggacctgagtaacaacaacctgcaggattcagtagtgaagcagctttctgctggtctggagagtccacactgtacactggaaactctcag gctgtcaggatgtctgatcacagaggaaggctgtggttctctggcctcagctctgagctccaacccctcccatctgaaagagctggacctgagctacaatcatccaggagactcaggagagaagcttctgtctgctggactggaggatccacactggagactggacactctcag tctgcagcctgctggagtACGATGGTTGACAccaggtctgaggaagt atttctgtgaagtcacactggatccaaacacagcaaacaaaaaactcaaactgtctgacaacaacaggaaggtgacatatgtgacaaagaaggaggaggagcagtcatatccggatcatccagacagatttgctTTGtgtcctcagctgctgtgtaaaGATGATCTGTCTGGttgctgttactgggaggttgAGTGGAAAGGAAACGTTTATGTATCAGTGACTTACAGAGgaatcagaaggaaaggagtcGGTGATGACTCTGAGTTTGGAGCGAATAATCAGTCCTGGTGTCTGAACTGCTCTGATGGTGGTTACTCTGTCatgcacaataacaaacaaacatctatctcctcctcctcctcctctgtctctaacagagtagcagtgtatgtggactgtcctgttggcactctgtccttctacagagtctcctctgacacactgatccacctccacaccttcaacaccacattcactcagcctctgtatgctgggtttgggTTCTGGCGGACTGGTTCTTCAGTGTCTCTgagtcctctgtag